From a single Vitis vinifera cultivar Pinot Noir 40024 chromosome 18, ASM3070453v1 genomic region:
- the LOC100264430 gene encoding gamma-glutamylcyclotransferase 2-3, giving the protein MVLWVFGYGSLIWKAGFEYDDRRVCFIKGYRRVFYQGSTDHRGTPEYPGRTVTLEPAEGEICWGVAYKVSKEEDEQIALTYLEVREKQYDKKAYLDVYAEPMATTPVISGVMVYIASPDKKLNRNYLGPASVEEIAKQIIHAEGPSGPNREYLFQLEQALLQMGCEDKHVMDLANEVRRILSEKELTVS; this is encoded by the exons ATGGTTTTATGGGTATTCGGGTATGGGTCACTGATATGGAAAGCAGGGTTTGAATATGATGATCGACGAGTTTGTTTCATCAAAGGGTACCGTCGTGTCTTCTACCAAG GTAGTACAGACCACAGAGGGACACCAGAATACCCAGGAAGAACAGTTACATTGGAGCCTGCTGAAGGAGAGATCTGC TGGGGAGTTGCCTACAAGGTTTCCAAGGAGGAAGATGAACAGATTGCATTAACA TATCTAGAAGTGAGGGAGAAACAGTATGACAAGAAGGCTTATCTTGATGTTTATGCT GAGCCAATGGCTACTACTCCTGTCATCTCTGGAGTAATGGT ATACATAGCATCCCCAGACAAGAAACTTAATCGTAACTACCTTGGCCCTGCATCAGTTGAAGAGATTGCCAA ACAAATTATTCATGCTGAAGGCCCCTCAGGTCCTAACAGAGAATATCTTTTCCAACTTGAACAAGCACTCCTTCAAATGG GATGTGAAGACAAACATGTAATGGATCTCGCGAATGAAGTGAGGCGCATCCTTTCAGAGAAGGAGCTGACTGTTTCATGA
- the LOC100242142 gene encoding WAT1-related protein At1g21890, with product MGDQTLFVKLSLMFSKVKAYLGIVSLQFGYAGMYIITMVSLKHGMNHYVLVVYRHAVATLVIAPFALVLERKVRPKMTLSTFLKIMVLGFLEPVLDQNLYYVGMKYTSATFASATVNVLPAITFILAIIFRLEKINIKKIPSQAKVIGTLITVTGAMVMTLYKGPIIDFIHTRGISHHESSSDPSAGQNWATGTLMLLGSCFGWSGFFILQSFTLKQYPAELSLTALICFMGTVQGAAVALVMERDKAAWAVGFDSRILAAAYSGVVCSGIAYYVQSLVIKERGPVFVTAFSPLCMIITAALGSFILAEKLHLGSILGAAVIVVGLYSVVWGKSKEARSSASQAPTDEKAGGSHELPVASSTKPSIVHNNNMEGDGGMLKIRVSEASSMIE from the exons atgggagACCAAACCCTTTTTGTCAAGCTGAGCCTGATGTTCTCCAAGGTGAAAGCGTATTTGGGCATTGTCTCCCTGCAGTTCGGCTATGCTGGCATGTACATCATCACCATGGTTTCTTTGAAGCATGGGATGAATCACTACGTACTTGTAGTGTACCGACATGCAGTAGCCACTCTTGTGATCGCGCCTTTCGCACTTGTTCTTGAAAG GAAAGTAAGGCCAAAGATGACACTCTCAACCTTCCTAAAAATAATGGTGCTTGGCTTCCTAGA GCCAGTGCTTGATCAAAACTTATACTATGTGGGGATGAAGTATACATCAGCAACCTTTGCTTCTGCCACTGTCAATGTCCTCCCTGCTATTACTTTCATACTGGCAATTATCTTCAG GTTggagaaaattaatattaagaaGATACCCAGCCAAGCTAAGGTGATCGGAACCTTAATCACAGTCACAGGAGCCATGGTGATGACACTGTACAAAGGTCCCATCATTGACTTTATACACACACGAGGAATAAGCCACCATGAATCCTCCAGTGATCCCTCGGCAGGCCAAAATTGGGCCACCGGAACCCTAATGCTCCTAGGCAGCTGCTTTGGTTGGTCTGGTTTCTTCATATTGCAA TCATTTACACTGAAGCAATACCCAGCGGAGCTCTCTCTCACAGCCTTGATATGCTTTATGGGGACGGTGCAAGGAGCGGCCGTGGCACTTGTGATGGAACGCGACAAAGCTGCTTGGGCAGTAGGCTTCGACTCCAGAATCTTGGCTGCAGCTTATTCT GGGGTAGTTTGCTCTGGAATTGCATATTATGTGCAAAGTCTAGTGATCAAAGAACGAGGCCCCGTGTTTGTAACTGCTTTCAGCCCTCTGTGCATGATTATCACTGCAGCTCTGGGGTCCTTCATTTTGGCCGAGAAACTCCACCTGGGAAG TATACTTGGAGCGGCCGTGATAGTCGTAGGCCTTTATTCGGTGGTGTGGGGCAAAAGCAAGGAGGCCAGAAGCTCAGCATCACAGGCGCCGACAGATGAGAAAGCAGGTGGGAGCCATGAATTGCCAGTTGCAAGCAGCACTAAACCAAGCATTGTCCATAACAACAATATGGAAGGAGATGGTGGAATGTTGAAGATTCGCGTGTCAGAGGCATCATCAATGATTGAATGA